The following coding sequences are from one Lathamus discolor isolate bLatDis1 chromosome 10, bLatDis1.hap1, whole genome shotgun sequence window:
- the LOC136020151 gene encoding histidine--tRNA ligase, cytoplasmic-like isoform X2 — protein MLRLVPLVAGWVLPVGPTAAQLNQVRAWPLGYGGLLPWRAATGSAGGGWRPVLKTPKGTRDHPPAHTALRDRLLAAVVTCFKRHGAAAIDTPVLELRETLMGKYGEDAKLIYELQDQGGELLALRYDLTVPFARYLAMNKITNMKRYHIAKVYRRDNPATTRGRYREFYQCDFDIAGQFDPMIPDAECLKIVHEILSDLQLGDFLIKVNDRRILNGIFAVCGIPESKFITTCCTVDKLDKVPWEEVRSEMVEEKGLSPEAADHIGEYVQLHGGLELIERLLQDPKLSQNKLAKEGLGDMKLLFEYLTLFGITGKISFDLSLARGLDYYTGVIFEAVLLQQENERVEEPMSVGSVAGGGRYDGLVGMFDPKGRKVPCVGVSIGIERIFSILEQRMKASGEKVRTTETQVLVATPHKHLLAARLKLISELWGAGIKAEMLYKKDPKLLKQLQYCEDTGIPLAAIVGEQELTDGVVKLRDVATRVEVDIPREKLVDEIRRRLEP, from the exons ATGCTGCGGCTGGTGCCGCTCGTCGCCGGGTGGGTGCTCCCCGTGGGCCCCACCGCCGCCCAGCTCAACCAGGTCCGGGCATGGCCGCTCGGGTACGGCGGGCTCCTGCCTTGGCGGGCGGCCACGGGCTCGGCCGGGGGCGGGTGGCGCCCGGTTCTGAAGACACCCAAG GGCACCCGCGACCACCCCCCTGCGCACACGGCTCTCCGTGACCGGCTGCTCGCCGCCGTGGTGACCTGCTTCAAGCGGCACGGCGCGGCCGCCATCGACACCCCCGTGCTGGAGCTGCGG GAAACGCTGATGGGGAAGTACGGGGAGGACGCGAAGCTCATCTACGAGCTGCAGGACCAGGGAGgggagctgctggccctgcgCTACGACCTGACT GTGCCCTTCGCTCGCTATCTGGCAATGAACAAGATCACCAACATGAAGCGCTACCACATCGCCAAGGTCTACAGGAGAGACAACCCAGCTACCACCCGGGGCCGCTACCGGGAGTTCTATCAGTGC GACTTTGACATCGCCGGGCAGTTCGACCCCATGATCCCTGATGCTGAGTGCCTGAAGATCGTGCATGAGATCCTGAGTGACCTGCAGCTCGGGGACTTCCTCATCAAG GTCAACGACAGGAGGATTTTGAATGGGATTTTTGCTGTCTGTGGCATCCCAGAGAGCAAGTTCATAACAACGTGTTGTACCGTGGACAAGCTGGACAAG GTGCCATGGGAGGAAGTGAGGAGCGAGATGGTGGAGGAGAAGGGGCTCTCTCCCGAGGCTGCGGATCACATCGGGGAGTACGTCCAGCTTCACG GTGGCCTGGAGCTGATTGAGCGGCTGCTCCAGGACCCAAAGCTGTCCCAGAACAAGCTGGCCAAGGAGGGGCTGGGGGACATGAAGCTGCTCTTTGAGTACCTGACCCTGTTTGGCATCACGGGGAAG ATCTCCTTCGACCTGAGCCTGGCGCGGGGCCTGGACTATTACACGGGGGTGATCTttgaggctgtgctgctgcagcaggagaacGAGCGCGTGGAGGAGCCCATGAGCGTCGGGAGCGTGGCTGGAGGTGGCCGCTACGATGGGCTGGTGGGGATGTTCGATCCCAAGGGACGAAAAGTGCCCTGCGTGGGGGTCAGCATTGGGATCGAGCGGATCTTTTCCATCCTGGAGCAGAGAATGAAG GCTTCTGGGGAGAAGGTTCGAACAACGGAGACACAAGTGCTGGTGGCTACACCTCACAAACACTTACTTGCTGCAAGACTGAAGCTCATCTCCGAGCTGTGGGGTGCAGGGATCAAG GCAGAGATGCTGTACAAGAAGGATCCTAaactgctgaagcagctgcagtaTTGTGAGGACACGGGAATCCCCCTTGCTGCCATTGTAGGGGAGCAGGAGCTGACAGATGGAGTCGTCAAGCTGCGAGATGTTGCAACAAGAGTGGAG GTTGATATCCCAAGAGAAAAGCTTGTTGATGAGATCAGAAGAAGGCTGGAGCCTTAG
- the LOC136020151 gene encoding histidine--tRNA ligase, cytoplasmic-like isoform X1, with amino-acid sequence MLRLVPLVAGWVLPVGPTAAQLNQVRAWPLGYGGLLPWRAATGSAGGGWRPVLKTPKGTRDHPPAHTALRDRLLAAVVTCFKRHGAAAIDTPVLELRETLMGKYGEDAKLIYELQDQGGELLALRYDLTVPFARYLAMNKITNMKRYHIAKVYRRDNPATTRGRYREFYHCGMWFAEPKYLSCARSLCCFFCPQDFDIAGQFDPMIPDAECLKIVHEILSDLQLGDFLIKVNDRRILNGIFAVCGIPESKFITTCCTVDKLDKVPWEEVRSEMVEEKGLSPEAADHIGEYVQLHGGLELIERLLQDPKLSQNKLAKEGLGDMKLLFEYLTLFGITGKISFDLSLARGLDYYTGVIFEAVLLQQENERVEEPMSVGSVAGGGRYDGLVGMFDPKGRKVPCVGVSIGIERIFSILEQRMKASGEKVRTTETQVLVATPHKHLLAARLKLISELWGAGIKAEMLYKKDPKLLKQLQYCEDTGIPLAAIVGEQELTDGVVKLRDVATRVEVDIPREKLVDEIRRRLEP; translated from the exons ATGCTGCGGCTGGTGCCGCTCGTCGCCGGGTGGGTGCTCCCCGTGGGCCCCACCGCCGCCCAGCTCAACCAGGTCCGGGCATGGCCGCTCGGGTACGGCGGGCTCCTGCCTTGGCGGGCGGCCACGGGCTCGGCCGGGGGCGGGTGGCGCCCGGTTCTGAAGACACCCAAG GGCACCCGCGACCACCCCCCTGCGCACACGGCTCTCCGTGACCGGCTGCTCGCCGCCGTGGTGACCTGCTTCAAGCGGCACGGCGCGGCCGCCATCGACACCCCCGTGCTGGAGCTGCGG GAAACGCTGATGGGGAAGTACGGGGAGGACGCGAAGCTCATCTACGAGCTGCAGGACCAGGGAGgggagctgctggccctgcgCTACGACCTGACT GTGCCCTTCGCTCGCTATCTGGCAATGAACAAGATCACCAACATGAAGCGCTACCACATCGCCAAGGTCTACAGGAGAGACAACCCAGCTACCACCCGGGGCCGCTACCGGGAGTTCTATCA CTGTGGGATGTGGTTTGCAGAGCCAAAGTACCTCAGCTGTGCCAGGagcctctgctgcttcttctgccCCCAGGACTTTGACATCGCCGGGCAGTTCGACCCCATGATCCCTGATGCTGAGTGCCTGAAGATCGTGCATGAGATCCTGAGTGACCTGCAGCTCGGGGACTTCCTCATCAAG GTCAACGACAGGAGGATTTTGAATGGGATTTTTGCTGTCTGTGGCATCCCAGAGAGCAAGTTCATAACAACGTGTTGTACCGTGGACAAGCTGGACAAG GTGCCATGGGAGGAAGTGAGGAGCGAGATGGTGGAGGAGAAGGGGCTCTCTCCCGAGGCTGCGGATCACATCGGGGAGTACGTCCAGCTTCACG GTGGCCTGGAGCTGATTGAGCGGCTGCTCCAGGACCCAAAGCTGTCCCAGAACAAGCTGGCCAAGGAGGGGCTGGGGGACATGAAGCTGCTCTTTGAGTACCTGACCCTGTTTGGCATCACGGGGAAG ATCTCCTTCGACCTGAGCCTGGCGCGGGGCCTGGACTATTACACGGGGGTGATCTttgaggctgtgctgctgcagcaggagaacGAGCGCGTGGAGGAGCCCATGAGCGTCGGGAGCGTGGCTGGAGGTGGCCGCTACGATGGGCTGGTGGGGATGTTCGATCCCAAGGGACGAAAAGTGCCCTGCGTGGGGGTCAGCATTGGGATCGAGCGGATCTTTTCCATCCTGGAGCAGAGAATGAAG GCTTCTGGGGAGAAGGTTCGAACAACGGAGACACAAGTGCTGGTGGCTACACCTCACAAACACTTACTTGCTGCAAGACTGAAGCTCATCTCCGAGCTGTGGGGTGCAGGGATCAAG GCAGAGATGCTGTACAAGAAGGATCCTAaactgctgaagcagctgcagtaTTGTGAGGACACGGGAATCCCCCTTGCTGCCATTGTAGGGGAGCAGGAGCTGACAGATGGAGTCGTCAAGCTGCGAGATGTTGCAACAAGAGTGGAG GTTGATATCCCAAGAGAAAAGCTTGTTGATGAGATCAGAAGAAGGCTGGAGCCTTAG
- the LOC136020151 gene encoding histidine--tRNA ligase, cytoplasmic-like isoform X3, with protein sequence MLRLVPLVAGWVLPVGPTAAQLNQVRAWPLGYGGLLPWRAATGSAGGGWRPVLKTPKGTRDHPPAHTALRDRLLAAVVTCFKRHGAAAIDTPVLELRETLMGKYGEDAKLIYELQDQGGELLALRYDLTVPFARYLAMNKITNMKRYHIAKVYRRDNPATTRGRYREFYHCGMWFAEPKYLSCARSLCCFFCPQDFDIAGQFDPMIPDAECLKIVHEILSDLQLGDFLIKVNDRRILNGIFAVCGIPESKFITTCCTVDKLDKVPWEEVRSEMVEEKGLSPEAADHIGEYVQLHGGLELIERLLQDPKLSQNKLAKEGLGDMKLLFEYLTLFGITGKISFDLSLARGLDYYTGVIFEAVLLQQENERVEEPMSVGSVAGGGRYDGLVGMFDPKGRKVPCVGVSIGIERIFSILEQRMKASGEKVRTTETQVLVATPHKHLLAARLKLISELWGAGIKRCCTRRILNC encoded by the exons ATGCTGCGGCTGGTGCCGCTCGTCGCCGGGTGGGTGCTCCCCGTGGGCCCCACCGCCGCCCAGCTCAACCAGGTCCGGGCATGGCCGCTCGGGTACGGCGGGCTCCTGCCTTGGCGGGCGGCCACGGGCTCGGCCGGGGGCGGGTGGCGCCCGGTTCTGAAGACACCCAAG GGCACCCGCGACCACCCCCCTGCGCACACGGCTCTCCGTGACCGGCTGCTCGCCGCCGTGGTGACCTGCTTCAAGCGGCACGGCGCGGCCGCCATCGACACCCCCGTGCTGGAGCTGCGG GAAACGCTGATGGGGAAGTACGGGGAGGACGCGAAGCTCATCTACGAGCTGCAGGACCAGGGAGgggagctgctggccctgcgCTACGACCTGACT GTGCCCTTCGCTCGCTATCTGGCAATGAACAAGATCACCAACATGAAGCGCTACCACATCGCCAAGGTCTACAGGAGAGACAACCCAGCTACCACCCGGGGCCGCTACCGGGAGTTCTATCA CTGTGGGATGTGGTTTGCAGAGCCAAAGTACCTCAGCTGTGCCAGGagcctctgctgcttcttctgccCCCAGGACTTTGACATCGCCGGGCAGTTCGACCCCATGATCCCTGATGCTGAGTGCCTGAAGATCGTGCATGAGATCCTGAGTGACCTGCAGCTCGGGGACTTCCTCATCAAG GTCAACGACAGGAGGATTTTGAATGGGATTTTTGCTGTCTGTGGCATCCCAGAGAGCAAGTTCATAACAACGTGTTGTACCGTGGACAAGCTGGACAAG GTGCCATGGGAGGAAGTGAGGAGCGAGATGGTGGAGGAGAAGGGGCTCTCTCCCGAGGCTGCGGATCACATCGGGGAGTACGTCCAGCTTCACG GTGGCCTGGAGCTGATTGAGCGGCTGCTCCAGGACCCAAAGCTGTCCCAGAACAAGCTGGCCAAGGAGGGGCTGGGGGACATGAAGCTGCTCTTTGAGTACCTGACCCTGTTTGGCATCACGGGGAAG ATCTCCTTCGACCTGAGCCTGGCGCGGGGCCTGGACTATTACACGGGGGTGATCTttgaggctgtgctgctgcagcaggagaacGAGCGCGTGGAGGAGCCCATGAGCGTCGGGAGCGTGGCTGGAGGTGGCCGCTACGATGGGCTGGTGGGGATGTTCGATCCCAAGGGACGAAAAGTGCCCTGCGTGGGGGTCAGCATTGGGATCGAGCGGATCTTTTCCATCCTGGAGCAGAGAATGAAG GCTTCTGGGGAGAAGGTTCGAACAACGGAGACACAAGTGCTGGTGGCTACACCTCACAAACACTTACTTGCTGCAAGACTGAAGCTCATCTCCGAGCTGTGGGGTGCAGGGATCAAG AGATGCTGTACAAGAAGGATCCTAaactgctga
- the LOC136020150 gene encoding histidine--tRNA ligase, cytoplasmic, translated as MAEEAAVRAQAEVVRRLKHDKADPDEIAKEVAKLLEMKTQLGGDEGKHKFVLKTPKGTRDYSPKQMAIRERVFNAIISCFKRHGAEVIDTPVFELKETLTGKYGEDSKLIYDLKDQGGELLSLRYDLTVPFARYLAMNKITNIKRYHIAKVYRRDNPAMTRGRYREFYQCDFDIAGQFDPMIPDAECLKIVHEILSDLQLGDFLVKVNDRRILDGMFAVCGVPDSKFRTICSSVDKLDKVPWEEVRSEMVGEKGLSPEAADHIGEYVQLHGGLELIEQLLQDPKLSQNKLAKEGLGDMKLLFEYLTLFGITGKISFDLSLARGLDYYTGVIFEAVLLQQENEHMEEPVSVGSVAGGGRYDGLVGMFDPKGRKVPCVGVSIGIERIFSILEQRVEASEEKIRTTETQVLVASAQKKLLEERLKLIAELWDAGIKAEVLYKKNPKLLNQLQYCEDTGIPLVAIVGEQELKDGVVKLRVVATREEVNVRRESLVEEIRMRTSCP; from the exons ATGGCGGAGGAGGCGGCGGTGCGGGCGCAGGCCGAGGTGGTGCGGCGCCTCAAGCACGATAAGGCCGATCCCGACGAG ATTGCAAAGGAGGTGGCAAAGCTGCTGGAGATGAAGACTCAGCTGGGAGGAGATGAAGGGAAACACAAGTTTGTACTCAAGACCCCAAAG GGCACACGGGACTACAGCCCCAAGCAAATGGCCATTCGTGAGAGGGTCTTCAATGCAATCATCTCCTGCTTCAAGCGCCATGGAGCAGAAGTCATCGATACACCAGTGTTTGAGCTGAAG GAGACATTAACAGGGAAGTATGGTGAAGACTCGAAGCTCATCTATGATCTGAAAGATCAAGGAGGAGAGCTGCTCTCCCTGCGCTACGACCTGACA GTGCCCTTTGCTCGCTATCTGGCGATGAACAAGATCACCAACATCAAGCGCTATCACATCGCCAAGGTCTACAGGAGAGACAACCCAGCCATGACCAGGGGCCGCTACCGGGAGTTCTACCAGTGT GACTTTGACATCGCTGGGCAGTTCGACCCCATGATTCCTGATGCCGAGTGCCTGAAGATCGTGCATGAGATCCTGAGTGACCTGCAGCTCGGGGACTTCCTCGTCAAG GTCAATGATCGGCGCATCCTTGATGGGATGTTTGCAGTTTGTGGTGTCCCGGACAGCAAGTTCCGAAcaatctgctccagtgtggaCAAACTGGACAAG GTGCCATGGGAAGAAGTGAGGAGCGAGATGGTGGGGGAGAAGGGGCTCTCTCCTGAGGCTGCGGATCACATCGGGGAGTACGTCCAGCTTCACG GTGGCCTGGAGCTGATTGAGCAGCTGCTCCAGGACCCAAAGCTGTCCCAGAACAAGCTGGCCAAGGAGGGGCTGGGGGACATGAAGCTGCTCTTTGAGTACCTGACCCTGTTTGGCATCACGGGGAAG ATCTCCTTCGACCTGAGCCTGGCGCGGGGCCTGGACTATTACACGGGGGTGATCTttgaggctgtgctgctgcagcaggagaacGAGCACATGGAGGAGCCCGTGAGCGTCGGGAGCGTGGCTGGAGGTGGCCGCTACGATGGGCTGGTGGGGATGTTCGATCCCAAGGGACGGAAAGTGCCCTGCGTGGGGGTCAGCATTGGGATCGAGCGGATCTTTTCCATCCTGGAGCAGAGAGTGGAG GCCTCTGAGGAGAAGATCAGGACAACAGAGACACAGGTGCTGGTGGCCTCTGCCCAAAAGAAGCTCCTGGAAGAGCGACTGAAGCTCATtgctgagctgtgggatgctggaATCAAG GCAGAAGTGCTCTACAAGAAGAACCCTAAGCTGCTGAATCAGCTGCAGTACTGTGAGGACACTGGCATTCCTCTTGTTGCCATTGTGGGTGAGCAGGAGCTCAAGGATGGAGTCGTCAAGCTGCGGGTAGTGGCAACCAGGGAGGAG GTCAACGTTCGCCGGGAGAGCCTGGTAGAAGAGATCAGGATGCGAACGAGCTGCCCCTAA
- the DND1 gene encoding dead end protein homolog 1 isoform X1 has protein sequence MEIETWTNSINRANKKALLTWAKETGINLVQINGQRRYGGPPPGWVGDPPPAGTEVFIGKLPQDIYENILIPLFQSVGTLYEFRLMMTFSGLNRGFAYAKYSTQRAAKEAIAAFNNFRVREGCAIVVCRSTEKCELSVDGLAGSVSRRELEAVLRRVTAGILSVTLHPSPGQQRTQLALLKFSSHHAAAMAKKTLMEGNMRLTGAAIRVDWLNPDLKQKLQSREEKPSPSRVQRAKHPALPKQAPPSPVLHNALEHLNTLCRSQYLGPPLFLTKCVQANPNGWLRFWCQVVIPGCPVPFMGFTWVQDRPGRSGHEEAKVAVALQVLRMLGESMCGTRANLQKPWSISWKCGARGDASRVRSPPR, from the exons ATGGAGATCGAG ACATGGACCAACAGCATCAACCGGGCCAATAAGAAGGCCCTGCTTACCTGGGCAAAAGAAACGGGCATCAACCTGGTGCAGATCAACGGGCAGAGGCGATATGGTGGCCCACCCCCAG GCTGGGTGGGCGACCCCCCTCcggcaggcacagaggtgttcaTCGGGAAGCTGCCGCAGGACATTTATGAGAACATCCTGATCCCGCTCTTCCAGAGCGTGGGGACGCTCTACGAGTTCCGCCTCATGATGACCTTCAGCGGGCTCAACCGTGGCTTTGCGTACGCCAAGTACAGCACCCAGCGCGCCGCCAAGGAGGCCATCGCCGCCTTCAACAACTTCCGCGTGCGGGAGGGCTGCGCCATCGTCGTGTGCCGGAGCACGGAGAAGTGCGAGCTCAGCGTGGACGGGCTGGCAGGCTCGGTGAGCCGGCGGGAGCTGGAGGCCGTGCTGCGGCGCGTCACCGCGGGCATCCTCAGCGTCACCCTGCACCCCAGCCCTGGCCAGCAGCGCACGCAGCTCGCCCTGCTCAAGTTCAGCTCGCACCACGCTGCTGCCATGGCCAAGAAAACCCTCATGGAAG GGAACATGAGGCTCACTGGGGCAGCGATAAGGGTGGACTGGCTGAACCCTGACctgaagcagaagctgcagtcACGCGAGGAGAAGCCATCGCCCAGCCGGGTACAGAGGGCCAAGCACCCGGCACTCCCCAAGCAGGCTCCCCCGTCTCCAGTGCTACACAATGCGCTGGAGCACCTCAACACCCTGTGCCGGAGCCAGTACCTGGGGCCCCCCCTGTTCCTCACCAAGTGCGTCCAGGCCAACCCCAATGGGTGGCTGCGGTTCTGGTGCCAGGTGGTGATCCCGGGGTGCCCCGTGCCCTTCATGGGGTTCACGTGGGTGCAGGACAGGCCGGGCAGGAGCGGGCACGAAGAGGCGAAGGTTGCGGTGGCGCTGCAGGTTCTGCGGATGCTGGGTGAGTCCATGTGCGGTACCCGTGCCAACCTCCAAAAGCCTTGGAGCATCTCTTGGAAGTGTGGAGCTCGGGGGGACGCAAGCAGGGTCAGATCTCCCCCCAGATAG
- the DND1 gene encoding dead end protein homolog 1 isoform X2 has protein sequence MEIETWTNSINRANKKALLTWAKETGINLVQINGQRRYGGPPPGWVGDPPPAGTEVFIGKLPQDIYENILIPLFQSVGTLYEFRLMMTFSGLNRGFAYAKYSTQRAAKEAIAAFNNFRVREGCAIVVCRSTEKCELSVDGLAGSVSRRELEAVLRRVTAGILSVTLHPSPGQQRTQLALLKFSSHHAAAMAKKTLMEGNMRLTGAAIRVDWLNPDLKQKLQSREEKPSPSRVQRAKHPALPKQAPPSPVLHNALEHLNTLCRSQYLGPPLFLTKCVQANPNGWLRFWCQVVIPGCPVPFMGFTWVQDRPGRSGHEEAKVAVALQVLRMLGCRLT, from the exons ATGGAGATCGAG ACATGGACCAACAGCATCAACCGGGCCAATAAGAAGGCCCTGCTTACCTGGGCAAAAGAAACGGGCATCAACCTGGTGCAGATCAACGGGCAGAGGCGATATGGTGGCCCACCCCCAG GCTGGGTGGGCGACCCCCCTCcggcaggcacagaggtgttcaTCGGGAAGCTGCCGCAGGACATTTATGAGAACATCCTGATCCCGCTCTTCCAGAGCGTGGGGACGCTCTACGAGTTCCGCCTCATGATGACCTTCAGCGGGCTCAACCGTGGCTTTGCGTACGCCAAGTACAGCACCCAGCGCGCCGCCAAGGAGGCCATCGCCGCCTTCAACAACTTCCGCGTGCGGGAGGGCTGCGCCATCGTCGTGTGCCGGAGCACGGAGAAGTGCGAGCTCAGCGTGGACGGGCTGGCAGGCTCGGTGAGCCGGCGGGAGCTGGAGGCCGTGCTGCGGCGCGTCACCGCGGGCATCCTCAGCGTCACCCTGCACCCCAGCCCTGGCCAGCAGCGCACGCAGCTCGCCCTGCTCAAGTTCAGCTCGCACCACGCTGCTGCCATGGCCAAGAAAACCCTCATGGAAG GGAACATGAGGCTCACTGGGGCAGCGATAAGGGTGGACTGGCTGAACCCTGACctgaagcagaagctgcagtcACGCGAGGAGAAGCCATCGCCCAGCCGGGTACAGAGGGCCAAGCACCCGGCACTCCCCAAGCAGGCTCCCCCGTCTCCAGTGCTACACAATGCGCTGGAGCACCTCAACACCCTGTGCCGGAGCCAGTACCTGGGGCCCCCCCTGTTCCTCACCAAGTGCGTCCAGGCCAACCCCAATGGGTGGCTGCGGTTCTGGTGCCAGGTGGTGATCCCGGGGTGCCCCGTGCCCTTCATGGGGTTCACGTGGGTGCAGGACAGGCCGGGCAGGAGCGGGCACGAAGAGGCGAAGGTTGCGGTGGCGCTGCAGGTTCTGCGGATGCTGG GGTGCCGGCTGACGTAG
- the WDR55 gene encoding WD repeat-containing protein 55, with protein MVLFCARVGLRGPGGPGPGPGPGPTAPLCTPQDSAEPAGREPRLRDTPEDICFEATANAIALHPARPLLAAGDVDGDVYLYAYSCTEGENRQLWSSGHHLKSCRDVAFSQDGQKLFTVSKDKSIHILTVEEGRLETRFPKAHSSALNCVLPIDTNVFATGDDNGALKVWDLRKGDAILEAREQEEYISAMAVDGNGKLLLTASGDGTLGVFNVKRRRFELLSEPQNGDLTSVVLLKRGKKVACGSSEGTIYLFNWDGFGAASDRFALRAESIDCMVPITDSIVCVGSLDGVIRAVNVLPSRVLGCVGQHLGEPIEQLALAPGGQLLASCAHDQKVKFWDVSALAGLVVDDYRKKKKKGGPLRALSSKAVGSGEDFFADLWDEAEPEAAPGSDSDGGD; from the exons ATGGTGCTCTTCTGTG CACGCGTGGGGCTGCGCGGCCCCGGCGgtcccggccccggccccggccccggccccacgGCCCCGCTCTGTACCCCCCAGGACAGCGCGGAGCCGGCGGGGAGGGAGCCGCGGCTGCGGGACACCCCCGAGGACATCTGCTTCGAGGCGACCGCCAACGCCATCGCCCTGCACCCGGCCCGGCCGCTGCTGGCGGCGGGGGACGTGGACGGCGATGTCTACCT GTACGCGTACTCCTGCACCGAGGGGGAGAACCGGCAGCTCTGGTCCTCGGGGCATCACCTCAAGTCGTGCCGGGACGTGGCCTTCTCGCAGGACGGGCAGA AGCTTTTCACCGTGTCCAAGGACAAGTCAATCCACATCCTGACGGTGGAGGAGGGACGGCTGGAAACGCGCTTCCCCAAGGCACACAG CTCGGCCCTCAACTGCGTGCTGCCCATCGATACCAACGTCTTTGCCACGGGCGATGACAACGGGGCGCTGAAGGTGTGGGACCTGCGTAAGGGGGATGCGATCCTGGAGGCCCGAGAGCAGGAGGAGTACATCAGCGCCATGGCTGTGGATGGTAACGGGAAGCTCCTGCTGACTGCCAG TGGCGATGGCACCCTGGGTGTCTTCAACGTGAAGAGGCGTCGCTTTGAGCTACTGTCGGAGCCGCAGAATGGGGACCTCACCTCTGTGGTGCTGCTGAAG AGGGGGAAGAAAGTGGCCTGTGGCTCCAGTGAAGGCACCATTTACCTCTTCAACTGGGACGGGTTTGGGGCCGCCAGCGACCGCTTCGCTTTGAGGGCCGAGTCCATTGACTGCATGGTCCCCATCACGGACAGCATCGTGTGCGTGGGGTCCCTGGACGGAGTGATCAG GGCAGTGAACGTCCTGCCCAGCCGCGTGCTGGGCTGCGTGGGGCAGCACCTCGGGGAGCCCATCGAGCAGCTGGCGCTGGCACCGGGCGGGCAGCTCCTGGCCAGCTGTGCCCATGACCAGAAGGTGAAGTTCTGGGACGTGTCGGCGCTGGCGGGGCTGGTGGTGGACGATTACcgcaagaagaagaagaaggggggGCCCCTGCGGGCGCTCAGCTCAAAGGCGGTGGGCAGCGGCGAGGACTTCTTTGCCGACCTGTGGGATGAGGCCGAGCCAGAGGCAGCACCGGGGAGCGACAGCGACGGTGGGGACTGA